ATTAGCCAAAGGACTTGTTAAATACTATCCCCCCCTATCGTTCTAAGAACACCATAGGAAACCAAATGCCTGCTCTGGCGTGAGAATGCCACCCATAAACCCTTACCTCGGAAAGAATGGAAATAATCAACCGCGTGGCCCAAAGCGCACTCGAAGTGTATAACCTGGAATCTTTGTGGGATGGCAAGCCTGTTGTTGTCTTTGACTTGGCCAAATATCTTCACAAAGGTTTGATGTTACGCGAGATGCCGTTTCGGGAAGTGATGGCTACAACCGATTGGGCAACATATGATGAAGTACATGTGGCCATTACGTGTAGCACGGCGGCCATTCTCCCGCGATGGGCGTATATGCTTGTGGTTTCTTTTTTGGAAGGACATGCAGCTTCGGTGGCATTTGGAAGTGAGACGGATTTGGTGCGCAACCATTTTGTGCGGGCATTAGAAAAGGAAGACTGGTCTCGGTTTACTGGCGTTCCCGTGGTGCTAAAAGGCTGTAATAGTCCCATTGTGCCTTTAGATGCGTATTTACTTGCCACCCGCTACCTTCAGCAATATGCCAAAAAAATCATGTATGGCGAACCCTGTTCTGCTGTTCCTATTTGGCGGAAACCAAAAGCTATCGCCTCCGTCTTGACATAAAACATTTCGCCCACTCTGTTGTTTTCCCCTGCATTGCTCTTTTTATCACAATCCCAAATAACCTCAAAACGCAAGGATTCATGCGTAAATTTTTCTTCCTTATGGGTGCGATGTTCACCCTCCCCCTTTTTTCAAATGCCCAACAGACCCTTTCTTGGGACACCCTTGCGAAGGTAGAATCTAAGTGGCAAAACAACAAATATGTTACGGTGTTTAAGCCAGAAGTCAAGGCATTAAACGGTAAACGCATTAAAATACAAGGCTTTATGATCCCCTTAGAAATGGGTGAAAAACACAAGCACTTTATTATTGCGGCCCGTCCGGCACACTGTTATTTTGAGGCACCCGGTGGCAAGGAAATGATTGAAATTTTTACGCCCTCCGCCGCCGACTACGAGTTTACACCCATTACCATCACCGGAACCATCGAGGTCTTGGAGAATGACAAGTTTGGGATGTACTACCGTATCAAAAATGCCAAAGTAGGGGGCTGAACGGTGGTCCGCAGGGCTAATAAAGTCTTTTTGGTTCTCTGAAAAGGCGATTTCTTAGGCCCATTAAGCCATTTCCTTGGAACGAACATCCATGTATTACAAA
This region of Bacteroidetes Order II. bacterium genomic DNA includes:
- a CDS encoding DUF2480 family protein is translated as MEIINRVAQSALEVYNLESLWDGKPVVVFDLAKYLHKGLMLREMPFREVMATTDWATYDEVHVAITCSTAAILPRWAYMLVVSFLEGHAASVAFGSETDLVRNHFVRALEKEDWSRFTGVPVVLKGCNSPIVPLDAYLLATRYLQQYAKKIMYGEPCSAVPIWRKPKAIASVLT
- a CDS encoding DUF3299 domain-containing protein, with amino-acid sequence MRKFFFLMGAMFTLPLFSNAQQTLSWDTLAKVESKWQNNKYVTVFKPEVKALNGKRIKIQGFMIPLEMGEKHKHFIIAARPAHCYFEAPGGKEMIEIFTPSAADYEFTPITITGTIEVLENDKFGMYYRIKNAKVGG